The Primulina huaijiensis isolate GDHJ02 chromosome 9, ASM1229523v2, whole genome shotgun sequence genomic interval gagcaaaataaataaatttgaagcCAGCTGGTGAAATAGAAAATGGTGAACGAAAGAGGGATTTGAGAAGGGACAATAACAAATATGAGGGAGAGGgtagaaatgaaagaattatgTGGACAAATTTGGGCCTTATATTTTAGgggttcatcaatcaaaatagtCCTAAAAATTTCTAATACGACGCCATTTTAAACCGCCGTCAACAGCAGAGCAATCGATCAAATGTATAAATCGACAGATTAGAAACCCATCTTTTCCTACACGACCTGGACGAAATCCATCGAATCACactcttgaaaaaaaaatcaaaacacatTCTTTGAACTTAAAACAAAAACCCATATTAAAATGCAAAACTATGGAGTTAGCTTTGAACGAAGCAAAGGGCAATCCATTATCATCAAAACACATAAACTTATCGCCGTTTCAAGAATTATAGCTTCCATTCTCACCAAAATCAGATCATGATTTTCCACTCTCAAAATCAAAAACCCATATTAAAATGAGAAACCCAAGAATTAAAATTAACACTAAACTTATCCGGACCCCAAAAGGCAGAAACAATTAATTAAACGTAGTTAAGTAGCAAAGTTTAATCATCAGTAGAAGCAGGTGACTTAGGTCGAAGGTAGGTTGGCAAAGCTTACCGTAGAAGAGGAACACATCAGAAGCACAAGGAAGGAAGTTGGGAGACCGATCAGACTAACTTTCGGAAGAAGGGAAATTGAAGAGACACATCAAACTTATATCAAaaggaattttttttctaattattaattcaaaaatgGCGGAATACTGTACGAATGAGGATCGCGCTCAGTTTGCTGcgctaatttaatttaatgctTGGCGCGAAaataggaattttttttaatttatactatatatatttatttatttatttatttatctgatAATCTTTATTCTCTtcgaatttttaatttttatgatatttatattatgcaaatattttaaaaacaattttttaaaataatacataagagCTCACAAGCTCATGTTAATTATctacaaattatttgaaattgttttggaccgacgaatttcaaatatattacaaGATCATAAACTTCGAATTCACTCATTTCATGTTTATATAGTGTTTCATGTTAGTTATGATAAATTTCATGTTCACACAATAATgaatacatttgaaattcattctaattTGTGTATAAATtgtgtaaataaataaagacaaaaacttgtgtgagacgttctcacgggtcgtattttgtgagacggatctcttatttgggtcatccatgaaaaaatattactttttatgctaagagtattactttttcttgtgaatatcggtaaggttgacacATCTCattgataaagattcgtgagaccgtatcacaagagacctactcacaaataaataaatatgaatttaagattttatcTATTGTTTCATTGTTCCATCCAAATACAACTTGTATTAAGTATCTCAATTAATCGGCAATTAAATACTCcatttttcttatatattttaaatgatattttaggTGATTGTATATGTAGACAGCTGcatcatattattaataatatagatTAATAATCTAAAATCTTAGAATATATAAAACAAGAACTTTGAATATTATAATTTGGAACACGAAATTTGAACCGAGTAATTATCACATAGAGAACACAAGCACAAAGAAGAATTCCAAATAATTTAACTTTCACACTCCCAACCCAACCCCACGACTTGGAGAAAACCCATTCTTATTAGAGAACGAACATTCTTAATTACTCATGCTAGTGTTCCTTGGCCACCAACTTCTCTCCAATACCACACTAAAATCCCATTTAAATTCTCCCAAATCCCATGCAACTTTACACACAAATTCACACCAAAACTTTGGAATATCTTAGCCATGTCGCAGATCAACGGCAACGGTGAATCCAAGAAATGTGCTAATTCACTACCGGAACGCACACCGACACCAGGGAAGGCAACCGTTCTTGCTATCGGGAAAGCGTTCCCGAGTCAAGTTGTTCCTCAAGATTGCTTGGTTGAGGGATACATTCGTGACACTAAGTGCGATGATTTAGCCATCAAGGAGAAACTAGAGCGTTTGTGTAAGTGATCATTTTACTTAGCTCGTCAATAGCAACAAATCATAATGTTCATTTTTTCCCCTTGAAGTTTGCTTTGATCACATATGACTATCTGTTCGAAAGATATATATGGttaaaattgaataaatttttattgttgAAAAAACGACAACAAAGTTACGTTAAGATCAATGTCAAATTAGAAATATAGAGGCAAAATAATAACAACAGATaaaatattcatgaaaagcATATATTATATCTATAATTTATGCTGTGTTATGCCCTCGTATTTCAGGCAAAACAACTACTGTGAAGACCAGATACACAGTCATGTCGAAAGAAATCCTCGACAAATACCCCGAACTCACCACCGAAGGCTCTCCGACGATTAAGCAACGCCTTGACATAGCGAACCCAGCCGTCGTCCAAATGGCTGCACAAGCAAGCCTAGCATGCATAAAACAATGGAACCGACCCGTGTCGCACATCACGCACCTTGTTTATGTCTCATCCAGCGAGATACGCCTCCCAGGCGGCGACCTCTACCTCGCTGCTGAATTAGGCCTCAAAAACGACGTTAACCGAGTCATGCTCTACTTTCTAGGCTGCTACGGTGGGGTGACAGGCCTGAGGGTGGCCAAAGACATAGCGGAGAATAATCCCGGCAGCCGAGTTTTACTCACCACCTCCGAAACAACCATTCTTGGCTTCCGGCCGCCAAATAAAACCCGCCCTTACGACCTTGTTGGGGCAGCACTATTTGGAGATGGCGCAGCAGCGGTGATCATAGGGACAGACCCGTTACTTGGGACTGAATCGCCATTCTTCGAACTGAACCACGCGGTGCAGCAGTTCTTGCCGGGGACACAGAATGTGATCGACGGGTACCTTTCGGAAGAAGGGATAAACTTCAAACTTGGGCGGGATCTTCCTCAGAAAATCGACGAAAACATCGAAGAGTTCTGCCAGAAACTCGTTGCAAAAACGGGTTTAAAGGATTATAACGAGCTGTTCTGGGCGGTTCATCCTGGTGGGCCGGCGATCCTCAACCGATTGGAGAGTACGCTGGGGTTGAAAAGAGAGAAGTTGGAGTGTAGCAGAAGGGCTTTAATGGATTTCGGAAATGTTAGCAGCAATACTGTGTTTTATGTGATGGAATACATGAGGGAGGAATTGAAGAAAGGGATTGATGGAGAAGAATGGGGGCTGGCTCTTGCTTTTGGACCTGGAATCACGTTTGAAGGGGTTCTTCTGCGAAGCTTGtgattgaatatatatatattcagagTGTTCGAAGGTTGAGCAAAAAGTAACTTTGCatgagaaattaattaatatactgCTGCAATAAATACTAAATTATGGATTGAGAAAGACAAGGCATGTGAGTTATAgatgctttatttttatatatatttcattctagatttcttttttatatatattgaaagagttgaatttaaatttaagtGATTTTATTACCGCAAAAAATATCACATACCACGTTACATTAACCATCGATTGTCACacgtgtaatttttttttatgggtGTTACGCTACTTTTTGAAATACGAAAAAGTTAAAAAACAGTTGCAATTTGATACAcgctataattaattattaatgtaAGAAATGTTAATGATGtgatttttcttctttattACACTTGAGCTCAACCTTGGCTTCGCATGATGTATTTGAAGAATTAAGTAAGAGCATGCCCACAAATGAGTAGCTTGGATTAAGTGAAATAACTAAAAGAACCTGTATTTTTGTAACATATTAGAACAAGACACCTATTAATATACTAATATAAATGAATTGAGAGCAAAATAAATCATAGTAATGcatgtacaaattaaataatttcatttatttatttattcattcgcgttatttgattatatatgacattaattaataaaacaaatatatgcaaatcacatatcaaattttttttttcaaaaatatcagtgATGAATTTTGGTGGAATAACATGAAATAGTCTATGACCGATTGCTAGGAGTGTCAAAATTCGGGACGACCAAACAACCAGACCCGGTCGACCTGAAAAAATCTTGTTTGAATTGAGTATTTTTAGGTTGGGATCATATCAGATCGAACACGAGAAAAATCTGTTGCTCCATTTTGAAATATAGAACTGTGACACAACACAAGAACCCTGACATATGCTCATATTGGCACGTTATTTTTAAGTGGTTGAAGCATAACATTGAGGCTACAATTGGACAACCAAATAACAAACATCTTTTTATCAAAACTAATATTTCATAGACCAaacacaaaagtttttgtgacGGTTTGATAAGTCTATTTTGTGACACGAATATCTTatcagaaaaaatattattttttatataaaatgtatTGTTTGTTATTATAAACATGAGACCGTTTCATTACAGACCTACTATCATCATTATTACCATAACTAAACTCGCAATCAGTGTCATTCGATATATATTAGATAAACCTATAaactaatataataatttacaaATCACGTTATTAAGATAAATCTCACTTGTAAAAAAAGCAAAGATAATTTCTACAGAAGCTAAATCATCTATTTGATTTGACCCCTTCCCAAGAAACACGTCGATTATTTTCTGAACTCAGTCGTTCGCACGTAATTTAAAATCGAATGACTCAACTGCCCTCGACAATTTTTGAATTTCCCGAATGCTCCTCCGTCGTATTCAGGaaaaaaggggaaagaaaaaacCCCCCTCTCTCTCTTTTCCCCCACAGTTGTTTTGTATTCAGAGCTTTCAGTGCGAGTGGTGATTTTTCAAACGTTCTTCTTccccttttattttattttacaccTTCTGTAATTTTATTTGACCCAAACCAGTTTCTTTTATCGCTCGATTTTGTGTTTAAATCGAAGAGAAGTGattgtttttttcctttctgTTGTTGTCTTCGAAATCCGAGAATTCAATTCATGGAGGGTGAAAAGGATCAGTCTTTTTGTATTGGCACTTGTTTTTAGCGTGCGTTCTGTTAGATTTCCGTGCTTTTTGTACGAATTGAGTTTTTCGTTCATGTGGGGGAATGGGAAATTGATGATTCTAGGGTTTTGAGGGGGCGGGTTTCGAATGGGGAGCACGGGTGAAGCTGACAGGAAACGACGTCACTTTAGCTCCATATCACCCACTGCGGCTTCCGCTAAGAAACACACATTTGTGCCCTTATCCGAGGAAAAAAAGGTGCAAAATTGTCTTTATCTTTTCTTCATTATTAAAAACCACGATCTTTTGAATTGGGGTTTGCAGACTGTTGATTGATTTTGAGTGGTAAGTTACTGACCTGAATGCTAGATGGTGGTTGGCCAGGTTTCTTTTGTATGCATATActttcttttgagatgagtatggGTTCATGTGCGTCGATAATTTGCAAATTTCAGAAGTGGTGAAACTTCGATCAGTTTTATGAGCTTCTCTTTATGAATTCTGATTTCATGAGTGCGATTTATGGTTTGACATGTTGTGGACTTGTTTGTTGTAGTAGACCAACTTAGTTCTAActtattttgttatttgtcgCCACTGAATTTTTACCCATTCTTGATGGATACATGATTATTAAGTCATTGTAGCTAGATTTTCTTGACTTCCATTGTAACTAGATTTTCTTGACTTACGGGGCATGATTAACTTTCCCAGCTAACAATGCTGCTTAATGGAAGGAGAAACTTAGCAGGAACATATCTACAACATGGTGGTCATTTATGACTTGATTATGATCTTTCTGTTGTCTGTATTTTATTGTATAGCCATGTCCCAATTGtacttttattttgatattttatttctttattgtGAAGGaactttcaatttttattttccaatgCTGTAGCTCGATGTGGCAGTgcttaaatttcaaaatcagAAACTCATCCAGAAGTTGGAAACTCAAAAGGCCGAGATTACTGGTCTGGCAGACAGATTAAGCCTGCTAAAAGACAAGCAAAAGTCTTATGCGAAGACATTAGATGTGGTAAATAATTCATGGGAAGAGGTATATCTTTTTTATGCTGGTTTTCCATATAAAATTACGTTCTTCTTACATAGATTGACTACTAAAGATTTTGAATTGGCATTTGTATTTACATAactgttatttttatttgttacaCTTTACTGTTTTATTTGTTACACATGCTCAAACTCTTTAATACACCGTCGAACCAAAAATCAGGAAGTGGGATTGGGAAAGGAAATCTAATATGGGTTCTCTTCTTTTCTCAATTCTTTTCACTATCTTTGATTGGTGTTCATTCCAACATCAAGAGTATTTGTTAAGCATCCTGTCATATTATAGCCAGAAACAGATTGTATCTCAAACATTGGCTTAACCACCAATTTTGGATTGAGAAATAATAaaggaagaaaaataaaataaaggcaCTCAAGCCCAGAGTCATAATTGCTTTACTCGCTTCCTTGCTTCTGACGACCTCAAATCAATCATCAAATGTAAGTTGAGGCAGGGGgtgggtggggtggggtggggttgGGGGATGAATGGAACTTTATCAACCTAAACTCCCCTTATCTCTTACTACCAATGGGAAACTTGTGCTATGTTTCAGTCGGGTAGATTTCCTGTCATTTAgcttaattcaaaatttaaagttGGGCATCAGATTTTGTTGGtatatgatttttcttttcttttctttgaaatCATGGATATACTTTTCATCGATTCTTAGGCTTCTTTTGTGTAATGAGCATGAAATTTATTTGCGGTTGGCAACAGAGGTAGGAAGAACGAAACCCATGACACCTTTATCACTGGGTGTATGTGAAGCAGATAATACTTGTAGAAGAGgtcttttattaatttgtttaccAAGGAACGAAGTCACAAACTATCTTGAAGTCTGATGTCTATTAAACAGATATAATCTttgaaaaattatcatttataaAATTACGATGTCTATTAAACATATATAATCTTTGAAAAATTGTCATTCATAAAATTACCACTGAGTAAGTGGTTAATGTAACCAATACATATGAAGCAGAAATGTTTGTATATCATTTGGCATATACCCAAAATTTTCTAtgtattgattttaaaattgtttcacTTCTTTGCCAGCTGCTTGGTGATATGGAATCACGCTCTAAAGGTACAAAGGTCTTAATGAAACGCAGACAAGGTTTTGAAGTCAAAAATACTATTGAGGGTTAGTGAAGCCTCATGTTGACATGAAACTCTTTCTTTGTTCTTCCTTCCATCACACCCTGTAACCCCATTTTTGGACATTCtgttgtaaagaaattttataaCTAAAAACTAGTGAATAGTTTATATTATGGTTCTCTAATGGGAGAGCAAAGGGGGAAGTTTGCAGCTGCAATTTGCATTCGAATATATGTTGTTTGTTCTGTATTTTGTACAGGTTATGCTTGTAACCTTCTTATTCATAACTTTTAGATCTCTTTTACTATCTTCTGATATATTCTTTTCAGAGCTTAGTTGATTGTGAAAATGCCAGCTAATGGGTTGTTTTATTGACTGTTTTACTTTCTTTATTGCTTTATTGACTTTATAGCAAGTTGTGtattatagtttttttaatatttgacaGCCTGAATTATGCTTTGTTGATCATGAACTGTGGTTGCTTGAATATTCATTTCAACCGTTGTTACATGAAATTTcatttactaataaaattatattaattgcTTGTTTTGTTAGATGGAGATTCACCACCAGAAGATGCATTCCTAAGCCGGCTACTGGAAACTGGTGCAACTGAGAGTTGCTCAACCACTACGGATACAAAACCAATGGAAGTAGATAGACAAACAGATGGTGAAAAGGCTAAGAGCACACTTCGCAATTTAGTAGCTACATTGGATGACCTAAGTGGTTTGAAGGCTTGGTTGTATGCTGCATCTTTGGAGGCAATTTCATCTTGTGGTGAGATTATATGGGAAAAATGTGTACAGACATTAAGTTGTTTAAAGTTGACGACCAAGTTTCTTATCAGCTTTAAATATGTTTTCCGTATAAATTATGATTTCCTGTCCCTTTGTTGGTATTTCTTGTCATCATCTCTCTTCTTACATCTTTTCTCTCCGCACGCATTTTAGGACTTGGCCAGAGGGTGGTGCCTAGTAATTGTCATGCAGAAGTTAGGAATTTGAGAATTGAAGTTCTCAATCTTCATGTGAAACACAAATCGCTAGCTGGTGAATTGCAGAGACACCGAGACAATGAGGCAATGAATAAATTCGATCTTAAGCGTTTGAgaggtattttttttatgttttcttctttttaaaaatttattatttctgtATGACTGTTATCAATGAAATGTTTATGCTTTATATTGATGTCCGCTCACTTCAGTATGCTCTTCAATGTCCTTGGCTCTTGCATAAGCTGTGGATGCCTTTTATAGTCCAGATCTATGTCATGGGACATGGATAGTATGAATCCTTTTTGCTTTGAAATATTTAACCAGTGACTGAAACACTGCCCCCTACGAAAAACAAGAGGTTGATCAGATGAATTTGCTTATGTTTTCCTTTCTCATTTCGCCACTCCCTTTCTTTCTATTTTCAATACCGGTTCGTTATTTTCCGTTGTTTTAGAGGCTTTAATCTACCTGCCCTATTATGTATCCGTTCATCTCATTTTCAACTCAAAGAGTTATCTTTATTCCAATTTCAACTCCCAAGTGCCaggttttgattttaaaaaattcttcttcaattttgATGGATTGCTCATCACAGAAAATTTAATCCAGTATAAATCTTTTGCTTAATCACGCATTATTACCATTTCAAACACATTATTtaccatttaaattttatagctTATAGACACCAAATTATCTTTGTTTGCTCCCTACTTGGTTAGGCTTTATTTGTCTGTTGATAAATGTATTAAGAAATGTTACAAACATGGGGGAAAAGATAATCTATTTGCCATGAATATTTGATGCCAATTCCCAGGTTGCCTATATCTCCGGGGTTTATTGTGAACCTCAGCATCCATTTAAAACTTCAAACCACATGAACAAGAGACTTGGTACCAGTTTCTGATTCTACTAGGTGGTCTTCTAGTGGTTTAAGCTTGAACCTTACCATCTTACTAACACTTTGATATGTTAGCACGCGTATGCAAAGAAAGATACATGTAAAAGTGACATGGGAGCTGCTCAGGCCGTGCCATGATACTGAAAATTGCAGCACTAGTACCAGGAGAGACTCTTGCGTACACGAGGGTCTTGGACTCTTGGGCCCTTCTCATTTTCTGCCCTTATGAGTGACTTATGTGGCAGGCTCGTCTTTcccaaatttatttttcccTAAATGTGCTTTTTGTTTTTCCTCTAGTGGCTAATGGAATGTGGTGGTCTATTAAGTctcctgtttttttttttgaaattcagTCTCctgtttataataatattatatggcCCTTGTGTAGTAACATCTGTTTTGTGTCattctaaattattatttaaattattattttgatatctGAAGTATACtctcaattaattattatggTAGTTTGTAAAATGTACAAGTCATTGAGATTTTTCATCTTATTTTTCTGTCTTAAGGAGAACTAGAAAGTACAATTGCTGACTTGGAAGAAAATAACCGTAAATTGGCAATCCTAAAAGCAGAAAGAGATGTGGCGAAAGAAACATTTTTCCCTGTCCTGAATCGAGGAAACAAGCAGCCCACTGGCGAGAAAGTGAGGGACAAA includes:
- the LOC140983808 gene encoding type III polyketide synthase A-like, whose translation is MSQINGNGESKKCANSLPERTPTPGKATVLAIGKAFPSQVVPQDCLVEGYIRDTKCDDLAIKEKLERLCKTTTVKTRYTVMSKEILDKYPELTTEGSPTIKQRLDIANPAVVQMAAQASLACIKQWNRPVSHITHLVYVSSSEIRLPGGDLYLAAELGLKNDVNRVMLYFLGCYGGVTGLRVAKDIAENNPGSRVLLTTSETTILGFRPPNKTRPYDLVGAALFGDGAAAVIIGTDPLLGTESPFFELNHAVQQFLPGTQNVIDGYLSEEGINFKLGRDLPQKIDENIEEFCQKLVAKTGLKDYNELFWAVHPGGPAILNRLESTLGLKREKLECSRRALMDFGNVSSNTVFYVMEYMREELKKGIDGEEWGLALAFGPGITFEGVLLRSL